The following proteins are encoded in a genomic region of Glycine max cultivar Williams 82 chromosome 18, Glycine_max_v4.0, whole genome shotgun sequence:
- the LOC100795461 gene encoding cell division control protein 45 homolog yields the protein MREQNVESFYAKLRESALSSSSSPVLIFPSTSDVDSLCALKIIFHILESDSIQYACYPVSSFHEIHKYTSSSSSNDEPLSVVLVNWGNHRDLSKTLNLAPNARVFVVDSHRPIHLRNLSDQNDAVLVLFTKDDENQSDLASDFNLATLANAAPTVDSDSQSDSESESDSDSDSGSERNGSRKRRKKNPEDDDEDPIKLYRKLKKGYYRLGTFHGKPSGCLMYELADKLRKNTNELLWLACISLTDQFLHDRLSDERYHDGVMELEQHINSSGNLDVVTLVTLKDGTKIRAPNLSRITYEDQPRLMLLQEWSLFDSMMCSSYIATKLKTWSENGMKKLKLLFGTMGFALGDCQQKFQHMNVEVKRNMKKEFERFLPEYGLTDFYYRSFIRTLKYSSKISAADVVYGVTALLESFVRSDGSCASKQFGVAYDALSLNNIDNLRTGMQHAIKIQRAILRQGSAAITKIGCIRSGRSFRWLKLEDSNDAMLLGYPQALTKFCLFIMDALREKGAKMKPLICVCVSQEPGKVLIVGVCGRPRLGGAQANAFGIAFRTAAEEIGTEFFHELFESSWIVLDASAVNSFMVRLTKKL from the coding sequence ATGAGAGAGCAAAACGTTGAGTCGTTCTACGCTAAGCTTCGCGAGTCCGCGctatcttcttcctcttctccgGTTCTGATTTTTCCCTCAACCTCCGACGTGGACTCTCTCTGTGCCCTAAAAATCATCTTCCACATCCTCGAATCCGATTCCATCCAATACGCGTGCTACCCAGTGTCGTCTTTTCACGAGATCCACAAGTACACGTCATCTTCCTCCTCAAACGACGAGCCTCTCTCCGTCGTTTTGGTTAATTGGGGCAACCACAGAGACCTCAGCAAAACCCTCAACCTCGCCCCCAACGCCCGCGTTTTCGTCGTCGACAGCCACCGCCCCATCCACCTCCGCAACCTCAGCGATCAAAACGACGCCGTTCTGGTGCTCTTCACTAAAGACGACGAGAACCAATCCGATCTCGCATCCGACTTCAACCTCGCCACGCTCGCCAACGCCGCCCCCACCGTCGATTCGGATTCCCAGTCCGACTCCGAATCTGAATCCGATTCCGACTCCGACTCCGGCTCCGAAAGAAATGGATCTAGaaagaggagaaagaagaaccctgaggatgatgatgaagatccaATTAAGCTCTACCGGAAGCTGAAGAAAGGCTATTACCGATTGGGGACGTTTCACGGGAAGCCCTCTGGGTGTTTGATGTATGAACTTGCTGACAAGCTCAGGAAGAACACCAACGAGTTGCTCTGGCTCGCATGCATTTCCCTCACGGATCAATTTTTGCACGATAGATTGAGCGATGAGAGGTACCATGATGGAGTCATGGAGCTTGAGCAGCACATAAACAGTTCTGGTAATTTGGATGTGGTTACTTTGGTTACTCTTAAGGATGGCACCAAGATTCGTGCCCCGAATTTGTCGCGGATTACTTATGAGGACCAGCCGAGGCTCATGCTGTTGCAGGAGTGGAGCCTCTTTGACTCCATGATGTGCTCCTCGTACATTGCCACCAAGTTGAAGACGTGGAGCGAGAATGGGATGAAGAAGCTGAAGCTTCTGTTTGGGACGATGGGGTTCGCTCTTGGTGATTGCCAGCAGAAGTTTCAGCACATGAATGTGGAGGTGAAGCGCAATATGAAGAAGGAGTTTGAGAGGTTTTTGCCTGAGTATGGGCTCACTGATTTTTACTACAGGAGTTTCATTAGGACTCTCAAGTATAGTTCTAAGATTTCTGCTGCGGATGTGGTGTATGGTGTCACTGCATTGCTTGAGTCTTTCGTGAGATCAGATGGTTCTTGTGCTTCTAAGCAGTTTGGTGTGGCCTATGATGCGCTTTCTTTGAACAATATTGACAACTTGAGAACCGGGATGCAGCATGCTATTAAGATTCAGAGAGCAATTTTAAGGCAAGGCAGTGCTGCAATTACTAAGATTGGGTGTATAAGGAGTGGAAGGAGTTTCCGGTGGCTGAAGCTGGAGGATTCCAATGATGCTATGCTGTTGGGGTACCCACAGGCTTTGACTAAGTTCTGTTTATTTATCATGGATGCTTTGCGAGAGAAAGGGGCCAAAATGAAGCCTTTGATTTGTGTTTGTGTGTCTCAGGAGCCCGGGAAGGTGCTGATTGTGGGGGTTTGTGGGAGGCCGCGTTTGGGTGGGGCTCAAGCAAATGCATTTGGGATTGCATTTAGGACTGCGGCAGAGGAGATTGGAACTGAGTTCTTTCATGAGTTATTTGAATCATCGTGGATTGTTCTGGATGCTTCAGCTGTGAATTCTTTCATGGTTAGGTTGACCAAGAAGCTGTGA